The window AACCTAATATCACTTTATATTTCATAATATTCCTTAAATTTATAAACTTCAAAAGATATAATATATCATAACAAATATCTATAAATTATTTAATATAATTATTATCTTACCTATTTTATTGTATTATCTCATATTTTTATTATACAAATATAAATAAAAAAATCAACTTTATTTAAAATAATAAAGTAAAACTACCCATTAAATCAATTAATTTAACTCAAAATCTAATTGATTCTATAACTCTTTGAATTATATTCCATAAGTAACCTAAATAACAAAAAGTAAGGGAAAGAATTTACATATCTTTCCCCTTATACAATCGTACTATCTCTTAATCTTTAACTTTTAAATTTCACTTTGAAGATTTACAGGAAAATTCAATAGTTCCCAGAACACCAAGGTGATCGGTCATTGTAGAAGTAAAGGTATCAATAATATCTGATTTTGCACTACTTATTGCAGATGGATTTAAAAGCCATACATAATCAAGTCGATCAGTTTCAGTTTCTGCTACCTTGTCCCCTTTCCAACTACTACTTTTTATTTTTTTTGAGCCATTTATATAGGTATCAAGAGCACCAGGAAATGTCTTAAGAAGTTCTTCATAATTCACTGTATCACGTAAACGACTTATATTAAAATCTCCTGCAAAAACTATTGGAGCATTTTTATCCTTTACAAATGAATAGATCTCTTTCTTTGCCTGATGAAGTTCCATATTAACAATGTCATCTGATGAAAGTTTATCAGGATCCTTTCCTTCACAACTTCTAGGATCGACTAATTTTAATTTTGCAAGCCAATTTTTTGCATTGGAAGCTAATTTTATATACCAGTCTTTTGATACTCCCGCTTGAAAATGGGCAGTAAACATATAAAAAGGACAACCATTAACCGATATTTCAGCACCCATAATACCTTTTCTTGCAAGTGCTTCTATCCCTGCCCAACAGCTAAAATCCTTCTGGAATTTTCTAATAATAGGATATTTACTTAATATAGCTAATCCTGAATCAACTCCACCACCAAAATAGGCATTTTGTCGTGTATCAAAAAATGCATGAGGATAAATATCTTTTACTTCCTTATAAAGCAGGTTACGTAATGCCTTTGAATCAAACGCTTCTTGAAATACAATAATATCTGGCTTTTCAGACATATCTTTAATTGTTTTTCCCATCAATGTAGCTCGAGAATTATTATTCCTCATGTTAACATCAATTTGTCCAAAAAAAACAGTTAGTAATGCTGTATTAAGAGTAAGAACTTTTACAGTATTTTTTTGCTCTATTGCTCCAAATGATTGACCGTTCCACATGATAATACTTATACAAACCAAAGATAATAATTTCCTTTTATACATAATGAATTCCTTTATTTTTTATTAAATAATGGTAATTTTTGCCAAATCTTAACAATATAATCATAACACATCGAATATTCAAATTGAAATACTTTCTTAAGTAATAATTTATATCAATACTTTCATAACAAATAGCAAGAATGGCTAAAATAAGAAAATAAAGTTAATAAGTAATAAAAAAAGACCTAGTTTAAGCCTAGGTCTTACAAAA of the Candidatus Babela massiliensis genome contains:
- a CDS encoding endonuclease/exonuclease/phosphatase family protein; amino-acid sequence: MYKRKLLSLVCISIIMWNGQSFGAIEQKNTVKVLTLNTALLTVFFGQIDVNMRNNNSRATLMGKTIKDMSEKPDIIVFQEAFDSKALRNLLYKEVKDIYPHAFFDTRQNAYFGGGVDSGLAILSKYPIIRKFQKDFSCWAGIEALARKGIMGAEISVNGCPFYMFTAHFQAGVSKDWYIKLASNAKNWLAKLKLVDPRSCEGKDPDKLSSDDIVNMELHQAKKEIYSFVKDKNAPIVFAGDFNISRLRDTVNYEELLKTFPGALDTYINGSKKIKSSSWKGDKVAETETDRLDYVWLLNPSAISSAKSDIIDTFTSTMTDHLGVLGTIEFSCKSSK